The Halogeometricum rufum genome has a segment encoding these proteins:
- the nrfD gene encoding NrfD/PsrC family molybdoenzyme membrane anchor subunit, producing MATTELDYDSGFRNGRFRVAWYALLAVLLAVGGWATWRRISLGMASTNLTSVAPWGAWVAFYIYFVGLSAGAFLVSTLANVFEVEGLEKIDRDALFAAIVSMVVALLFVWTDLGRMDRMYHPFIWRQLTSALSWEVHAYVAYIGVLVTELYFSMRVDLARVAAHAEGWRARLCGLLTLGRRDTSAASAETDERWLKRAGLVGIPLAIFMVHGGTGVLFAVAKARPYWNSGLFPVIFVVSAVVSGTALVAALYVLRSKLLTGETLDRDLMDRLGQLLAAFVLADAAFTTIDALIALNSLHPHEVETWLVVLFGEMSWSFWVFMVGLGWVLPLVVLSNRSWRRSAVPLTLAGLSVVVGIVAVRFNIVVPPQILPVMEGLPHGEYFPSAVEWLTSAGMIAVGLLLYSLGAEVLPLRPLDARDESHADRPSAATDGGVSDHGGDDR from the coding sequence ATGGCGACGACCGAACTCGACTACGACTCCGGCTTCCGGAACGGACGGTTCCGCGTCGCGTGGTACGCCCTGCTGGCCGTCTTGCTGGCGGTGGGCGGGTGGGCCACGTGGCGTCGCATCAGCCTCGGGATGGCGAGTACCAACCTCACGAGCGTCGCGCCGTGGGGGGCGTGGGTCGCCTTCTACATCTACTTCGTCGGCCTCTCGGCGGGGGCGTTCCTCGTCAGCACGCTGGCGAACGTCTTCGAGGTGGAGGGCTTAGAGAAGATAGACCGCGACGCCCTGTTCGCGGCCATCGTCAGCATGGTCGTGGCGCTACTGTTCGTCTGGACCGACCTCGGCCGGATGGACCGGATGTACCACCCGTTCATCTGGCGACAGCTCACGTCGGCGCTGTCGTGGGAGGTCCACGCCTACGTCGCCTACATCGGCGTCCTCGTGACGGAGCTGTACTTCTCGATGCGCGTCGACCTCGCCCGCGTGGCCGCGCACGCCGAGGGCTGGCGGGCGAGGCTCTGCGGCCTGCTCACCCTCGGTCGGCGCGACACGTCCGCCGCCTCGGCGGAGACGGACGAGCGCTGGCTGAAGCGGGCCGGGCTGGTCGGCATCCCCCTTGCCATATTCATGGTCCACGGCGGTACCGGCGTACTGTTCGCCGTCGCGAAGGCCCGGCCGTACTGGAACAGCGGGCTGTTCCCGGTCATCTTCGTCGTCTCGGCGGTGGTGTCGGGGACGGCGCTCGTCGCCGCGCTGTACGTCCTGCGGTCGAAGCTCCTGACGGGCGAGACGCTGGACCGCGACCTGATGGACCGCCTCGGTCAGTTGCTCGCCGCGTTCGTCCTCGCGGACGCGGCGTTCACGACCATCGACGCGCTCATCGCGCTCAACAGCCTGCACCCCCACGAGGTGGAGACGTGGCTCGTCGTCCTGTTCGGCGAGATGTCGTGGTCGTTCTGGGTGTTCATGGTCGGCCTCGGCTGGGTCCTCCCGCTGGTCGTGCTGAGCAACCGCTCCTGGCGGCGCTCCGCGGTGCCGCTGACGCTGGCGGGCCTGAGCGTCGTCGTCGGCATCGTCGCGGTGCGGTTCAACATCGTCGTCCCGCCGCAGATACTGCCCGTGATGGAGGGCCTGCCGCACGGCGAGTACTTCCCGAGCGCGGTGGAGTGGCTGACCTCGGCGGGGATGATTGCCGTCGGACTGCTGCTCTACTCGCTCGGCGCCGAGGTGCTGCCGCTCCGACCGCTGGACGCGCGGGACGAATCGCACGCAGACCGACCGAGCGCCGCCACCGACGGCGGCGTCTCCGACCACGGAGGTGACGACCGATGA
- a CDS encoding 4Fe-4S dicluster domain-containing protein has product MSGVDESAEPTRTPSVPDTATLDRMVDAEAADPEAELAKTEYSTDLGVAMAEDAKRVARGELSGDDYWEKYDRAAEAEFGDDYRETPNPAIDGDGQTVSRETAEGLGCAVGSMDSVAASVESEDGPDGDEKWGMVIDLQKCVGCDSCTVACKAENRTPPGVSYNVVMEEEHGEFPNVTRTNVPRPCMQCENPPCVQVCPVSATYKMDNGVVNVDYDRCIGCRYCMIACPYGARYFDFGENYDDEVTGSGEVTSPEYGVDRGPREGGESPVGNVRKCSMCMHRLNRGEEPACVETCVGDARNAGDLNDPDSDVSEMADSTRSFQLKESEGTDPNVYYLK; this is encoded by the coding sequence ATGAGCGGAGTCGACGAGTCGGCCGAACCGACCCGCACGCCCTCGGTGCCGGACACGGCCACGCTCGACCGGATGGTCGACGCGGAGGCGGCCGACCCCGAGGCGGAACTCGCGAAGACCGAGTACAGCACCGACCTCGGCGTCGCGATGGCCGAGGACGCGAAACGCGTCGCCCGCGGGGAACTCTCGGGCGACGACTACTGGGAGAAGTACGACCGGGCCGCGGAAGCCGAATTCGGGGACGACTACCGCGAGACGCCGAACCCGGCCATCGACGGCGACGGCCAGACCGTCTCCCGGGAGACGGCCGAGGGACTGGGCTGTGCCGTCGGGTCGATGGACTCCGTCGCGGCGTCCGTCGAGAGCGAGGACGGCCCGGACGGCGACGAGAAGTGGGGCATGGTCATCGACCTGCAGAAGTGCGTCGGCTGCGACTCCTGTACGGTCGCGTGCAAGGCCGAGAACCGGACGCCGCCGGGCGTCTCCTACAACGTCGTGATGGAGGAGGAACACGGCGAGTTCCCGAACGTCACGCGGACGAACGTTCCGCGCCCGTGCATGCAGTGTGAGAACCCGCCGTGCGTGCAGGTTTGCCCGGTGTCGGCGACGTACAAGATGGACAACGGCGTCGTCAACGTGGACTACGACCGCTGTATCGGCTGTCGGTACTGCATGATCGCCTGCCCGTACGGCGCGCGCTACTTCGACTTCGGCGAGAACTACGACGACGAGGTGACGGGAAGCGGCGAGGTGACCAGTCCGGAGTACGGCGTGGACCGCGGCCCCCGCGAGGGCGGCGAGTCCCCGGTCGGCAACGTCCGGAAGTGCAGCATGTGCATGCACCGGTTGAACCGCGGCGAGGAACCAGCCTGCGTCGAGACGTGCGTGGGCGACGCCCGCAACGCGGGCGACCTGAACGACCCCGACAGCGACGTGTCGGAGATGGCCGACTCCACCCGGTCGTTCCAACTCAAGGAGTCCGAGGGGACCGACCCCAACGTCTACTACCTCAAATAG
- a CDS encoding hybrid sensor histidine kinase/response regulator, with amino-acid sequence MNETGETIRVLHVDDEPNFADLAATFLERENDRFSVEAVTSATEGLDRLAAEAFDCVVSDYEMPGQNGIELLEAVREEYSDLPFILYTGKGSEEVASEAISAGVTDYLQKEGGTGQYAVLANRIENAVEQYRSRSALEASQRRLSLFIEQSPLGVIEYDEHFEIVRLNPKAEEILGYSEEELRGHSWEEIVAEESYENVDTVTDELAAASGGYHSVDENVRKDGERIICEYHNRVVTDEDGAVVAVFSLFQDITERERREKRLRETTARLKALFEESPDMINIHDTEGNITDPNPHLCAETGYDESELSGMKVWDLDQTIDPEEAHSLWEEMERGERRKLEGVYRRKDGSTFPVEVHVRRLDLSGSVRFVVISRDISERKRRESDLERTNALLSTLVETLPVGVIAEDASRRVLAANQRLFELFEMDRSPDEVLGEDCARVAGDVSDLFADASRFTERIDEIIAACEPVHDEELTLADGRTYARSYEPIELADGTGHLWTYRDVSEQKEREEQLQRQNERLNEFASVVSHDLRNPLNVVQGRVELAREECDTEHLDPAANALDRSLTLIDDLLTLAREGDAVGDLSSVDLADLADRCWQNVDTAGATLSVEAARTVRADRSRLQQLVENLVRNAVEHGGDDVTVTVGDLDDGFYVEDDGAGIPPEDRDSVFDAGFSTSREGTGFGLSIVQQVAEAHGWRIAVTESAEGGARFEITGVSGTR; translated from the coding sequence ATGAACGAGACAGGCGAGACGATCCGCGTCCTCCACGTGGACGACGAACCGAACTTCGCGGACCTGGCAGCGACCTTCCTCGAACGCGAGAACGACCGGTTCAGCGTCGAGGCGGTGACCAGCGCGACCGAGGGGTTGGACCGACTCGCGGCCGAGGCGTTCGACTGCGTCGTCTCCGACTACGAGATGCCGGGTCAGAACGGCATCGAACTCCTCGAAGCGGTCCGAGAGGAGTACAGCGACCTCCCCTTCATCCTCTACACGGGGAAGGGAAGCGAGGAAGTCGCCAGCGAGGCCATCTCCGCGGGCGTCACCGACTACCTGCAGAAGGAGGGCGGCACCGGGCAGTACGCCGTCCTCGCGAACCGCATCGAGAACGCCGTCGAGCAGTACCGCTCCCGGTCCGCGCTCGAAGCCAGCCAGCGCCGTCTCTCGCTGTTCATCGAACAGTCCCCGCTCGGCGTCATCGAGTACGACGAGCACTTCGAAATCGTCCGCCTGAATCCCAAGGCAGAGGAGATTCTGGGCTACTCCGAGGAGGAGTTGCGGGGTCACTCCTGGGAGGAGATAGTGGCCGAAGAGAGCTACGAGAACGTCGACACGGTGACCGACGAACTGGCGGCGGCCAGCGGCGGGTACCACAGCGTCGACGAGAACGTCCGGAAGGACGGCGAACGGATAATCTGCGAGTACCACAACCGCGTCGTCACCGACGAGGACGGCGCAGTCGTCGCCGTCTTCTCGCTGTTTCAGGACATCACCGAGCGCGAACGGCGCGAGAAACGGCTCCGAGAGACCACCGCCCGCCTCAAGGCCCTGTTCGAGGAGTCGCCCGACATGATAAACATCCACGACACCGAGGGGAACATCACCGACCCGAATCCCCACCTGTGCGCGGAGACGGGCTACGACGAGTCGGAACTCTCCGGGATGAAAGTCTGGGACCTCGATCAGACCATCGACCCCGAGGAGGCGCACTCGCTGTGGGAGGAGATGGAACGCGGCGAGCGCCGGAAGTTGGAAGGTGTCTACCGGCGGAAGGACGGGTCGACGTTCCCCGTCGAGGTACACGTCAGACGGCTCGACCTGTCCGGTTCCGTCCGGTTCGTGGTCATCAGCCGAGACATCTCCGAACGGAAGCGGCGCGAGTCGGACCTCGAACGGACGAACGCGTTGCTGTCGACGCTCGTCGAGACCCTCCCCGTCGGCGTCATCGCGGAGGACGCCTCCCGACGCGTCCTCGCGGCCAACCAGCGCCTGTTCGAGTTGTTCGAGATGGACCGCTCGCCGGACGAAGTTCTCGGCGAAGACTGCGCGCGGGTCGCGGGAGACGTGAGCGACCTGTTCGCCGACGCGTCCCGGTTCACCGAGCGAATCGACGAGATAATCGCGGCGTGCGAACCGGTCCACGACGAGGAGTTGACGCTCGCGGACGGGCGGACGTACGCCCGGAGCTACGAGCCCATCGAACTCGCCGACGGGACGGGGCACCTGTGGACGTACCGGGACGTCTCCGAGCAGAAGGAGCGGGAGGAACAACTACAGCGACAGAACGAGCGGCTGAACGAGTTCGCGAGCGTGGTCTCACACGACCTCCGGAATCCGCTCAACGTGGTGCAGGGCCGCGTCGAACTGGCACGCGAGGAGTGTGACACGGAGCACCTCGACCCGGCCGCGAACGCGCTGGACCGGAGTCTCACCCTCATCGACGACCTGCTGACGCTCGCCCGCGAGGGCGACGCCGTCGGCGACCTGTCGTCGGTGGACCTCGCGGACCTCGCCGACCGCTGCTGGCAGAACGTCGACACGGCAGGCGCGACGCTCTCGGTCGAAGCGGCGCGGACGGTTCGCGCCGACCGGAGCCGCCTCCAGCAGTTGGTGGAGAACCTCGTCCGGAACGCGGTGGAACACGGCGGCGACGACGTGACCGTCACCGTCGGCGACCTCGACGACGGGTTCTACGTCGAGGACGACGGGGCGGGCATCCCGCCCGAGGACCGCGACTCGGTGTTCGACGCCGGCTTCTCCACCTCCAGGGAGGGGACGGGCTTCGGACTGAGCATCGTTCAACAGGTCGCCGAGGCGCACGGGTGGCGCATCGCCGTGACCGAGAGCGCCGAGGGGGGCGCGCGGTTCGAGATCACCGGCGTCTCCGGGACACGGTGA
- a CDS encoding bacterio-opsin activator domain-containing protein, whose amino-acid sequence MAVNPLLAASIALRLGGVGYSLALLSRSRDRRFAFLTCMLALMAARQVWTAMATTATGLAELPGLLVSVLAVATVHYLSRYVSEEDRIKARLRETNEELRSFRKAVEHAGHAIFLTDTDGTIEYANPAVETVTGYAPEGVVGEDPSLWKSGEHDDDFYEDLWATITDGEVWDGEIINERRDGEFCWVDMTVAPITDDAGEVDRFVAVDTDVTERKERELRIREQKERLEHLNDTNEVLREVNRRLVQADDRDDVERAACEQFAATDPYDAAWVATRNMVNDAVRERTHAGIDAESLDAVVAALNDADGETPVDRALTEGVTAVARTGDGDDGFAPAGSAATLAIPLTYRDVSYGALVVHAADADALDAVDPSVLDELGETIGYAVDAAESKQSLVADRVTELTFRLPPDAGPLFELAAGLDCELELDRLSVAADGAPVEYVTVRGADADAVCDAAAADPRFESAQVLSDGDEAAVVRFAVSDASVVTTLADRNCVVDSLSADAAGGRVTAEMPQSASVGSVVEAVRARHPDADLIAQRERERSTETRGEFRAALEDRLTERQLEALQTAHFAGYFDWPRETSGEDAAALMDISQSTFLQHLRAAERKLGERLFDEESDAGTRATAGRLAAKR is encoded by the coding sequence ATGGCCGTGAACCCGCTGCTGGCGGCCTCGATCGCACTCCGTCTCGGCGGCGTCGGCTACTCGCTCGCGCTCCTCTCTCGGAGCCGTGACCGCCGGTTCGCGTTCCTCACGTGCATGCTCGCGCTGATGGCGGCGCGGCAGGTCTGGACCGCGATGGCGACGACGGCCACCGGACTCGCGGAACTGCCGGGACTCCTGGTCAGCGTCCTCGCCGTCGCGACGGTCCACTACCTCTCGCGGTACGTCTCCGAGGAGGACCGCATCAAGGCGCGACTCCGAGAGACCAACGAGGAGCTTCGAAGCTTCCGGAAGGCGGTCGAACACGCCGGCCACGCCATCTTCCTCACCGACACCGACGGCACCATCGAGTACGCCAACCCCGCCGTCGAGACGGTGACCGGCTACGCCCCCGAGGGCGTCGTCGGCGAGGACCCCAGCCTCTGGAAGTCGGGCGAACACGACGACGACTTCTACGAGGACCTCTGGGCGACGATAACCGACGGGGAGGTCTGGGACGGCGAGATAATCAACGAGCGACGCGACGGGGAGTTCTGCTGGGTGGACATGACCGTCGCCCCCATCACCGACGACGCGGGCGAGGTGGACCGGTTCGTCGCCGTCGACACCGACGTGACCGAACGCAAGGAGCGCGAACTCCGCATCCGCGAGCAGAAAGAGCGACTCGAACACCTCAACGACACGAACGAGGTGCTCCGGGAGGTCAACCGCCGCCTCGTTCAGGCGGACGACCGAGACGACGTCGAGCGCGCGGCCTGCGAGCAGTTCGCCGCGACCGACCCCTACGACGCCGCGTGGGTCGCGACCCGGAACATGGTCAACGACGCCGTCCGGGAGCGCACGCACGCCGGCATCGACGCCGAGAGCCTCGACGCCGTCGTCGCGGCCCTGAACGACGCCGACGGGGAGACGCCCGTGGACCGAGCGCTGACCGAGGGCGTGACCGCCGTCGCTCGAACGGGCGACGGCGACGACGGGTTCGCCCCGGCGGGGTCGGCGGCGACGCTCGCCATCCCGCTCACCTATCGGGACGTCTCCTACGGCGCGCTCGTCGTCCACGCGGCCGACGCCGACGCCCTCGACGCCGTCGACCCGTCCGTCCTCGACGAACTCGGCGAGACCATCGGCTACGCCGTCGACGCGGCCGAGAGCAAGCAGTCGCTGGTCGCCGACCGGGTGACCGAACTCACGTTCAGACTCCCGCCCGACGCCGGTCCGCTGTTCGAACTCGCGGCCGGCCTCGACTGCGAACTCGAACTCGACCGGCTCTCGGTCGCCGCCGACGGCGCTCCCGTCGAGTACGTCACCGTCCGGGGCGCGGACGCAGACGCCGTCTGCGACGCCGCCGCCGCGGACCCGCGGTTCGAGTCCGCGCAGGTCCTGTCGGACGGCGACGAGGCCGCAGTCGTCCGATTCGCCGTCTCCGACGCGTCGGTCGTGACCACGCTGGCCGACCGCAACTGCGTGGTCGACTCGCTCTCGGCGGACGCCGCCGGCGGCCGCGTCACCGCCGAGATGCCGCAGAGCGCGTCCGTCGGCAGCGTCGTCGAGGCGGTGCGCGCCCGCCACCCCGACGCCGACCTGATCGCACAGCGCGAACGCGAGCGCTCGACCGAGACCCGAGGCGAGTTCCGCGCCGCCCTCGAGGACCGACTCACGGAGCGGCAACTGGAAGCGCTCCAGACGGCCCACTTCGCGGGCTACTTCGACTGGCCGCGCGAGACCAGCGGCGAGGACGCCGCGGCCCTGATGGACATCTCCCAGTCGACGTTCCTGCAGCACCTCCGGGCCGCGGAGCGGAAACTCGGCGAACGGCTGTTCGACGAGGAGAGCGACGCGGGGACCCGTGCGACGGCCGGCCGCCTCGCGGCGAAACGCTGA